From Streptomyces sp. NBC_01551:
CCGGGCCGTTGCTGCCGCCCGACCTGCGCGCCACGGGGCTCGCCGTGCTGCAGACCGCCCAGGCCCTGGCCCGGTTCGCGGGCTCCCTGCTGTTCGGCGCGGCCTGGACGCTGTGGGGCCCGTCCCCGGCCCTGTGGGCGGCGGCGGCCGGGCTCCTGGCGGCCCTGGCCGTGGCCGCCTGGAGGCATCCGGCGTATCTCCGCGCCCGGCCGCCGGGGGCGGCGTAACGTCGGGGCATGGCCGAACCACAGCGGACACTCGAAGGCAAGGTCGCCCTCGTGGCGGGGGCGACGCGGGGCGCGGGGCGCGGGATCGCGGTCCAGCTGGGCGCGCGGGGCGCGACCGTGTACGTATCGGGGCGCAGCACGCGCGGGCGGCGGTCGGAGTACGACCGGCCGGAGACGATCGAGGAGACGGCCGAGCTGGTCACGGCGGCCGGCGGGCACGGCATCGCGGTGGTCGCGGACCACCTGGTGCCGGCGGAGGTCGAGGCGCTGGTGCGGCGCATCGAGGAGGAGCAGGGCCGGCTGCACGTCCTGGTGAACGACATCTGGGGCGGTGAGCAGCTCTTCGAGTGGGAGAGCACGGTCTGGGAGCACGACCTGGACAACGGGCTGCGGCTGCTGCGGCTCGCGGTCGAGACCCATGCCATCACCAGCCACTACGCGGTGCCGCTGCTGCTGCGCGAGCCGGGCGGGCTGGTGGTGGAGATGACGGACGGCACGACGGCGTACAACACGGACCACTACCGGGTGTCGTTCTTCTACGACATCGCCAAGTCGTCCGTGCTGCGGATGGCGTTCGCGCTCGGACACGAACTGGGTCCGCGCGGGGGGACGGCGGTGGCCCTGACGCCGGGCTGGCTGCGCTCGGAGATGATGCTCGACAACTACCGGGTGACCGAGGCCAATTGGCGGGACGCGCTGGAGAAGTCCCCTCACTTCGCCATCTCCGAGACGCCCTCGTACGTCGGCCGCGCGGTCGCGGCGCTGGCCGCCGACCCGGACGTGTCGCGCTGGAACGGGCAGTCCCTCTCCAGCGGGCAGCTCTCCGGGGTCTACGGCTTCACGGACCTGGACGGCAGCCGGCCGGACGCGTGGCGGTACATGGTCGAGGTCCAGGATCCGGGCCGTCCGGCGGACACGACCGGCTACCGCTGAGCCTCCTCCACCAGCCGGGCCAGGCCGTCCAGGACGCAGCGCAGCCCGAAGGCCCATACCGTGTCGGGGCTGTACGCGCCCACCGACGAGCCGACCCGGCCGGCGAGCGGGTAGCGCTCCGGGTCCATGGCCCGCTCCAGCAGCGGCGCGCTGACGGCCCACCAGTCCTCGTCGCTCTGGCGTGCGTTGTGGGCCGCCGTGTCGGCGGCCGCCAGGGCGCCCGCGTGGACGAAGCCGAGGAGATGGGTGAGGGCGGCGTCCATCTCGGTGTCGGTGAGGCCGATGCCGTCGAAGGCCGCCAGCTCGTGCTCGTACTTGCCGATCACCCCGGGGCCCAGCGGGGGGCGGGTGACGGCGAGGTCGGCGATCCAGGGGTGCCGGACCAGCAGTGCGCGGTTCTCCTCGGCGACCCGCGTGACCTTCGCGCGCCACGCCTCCCCCGCGCCCGGCTCCCCCGGCTCGGCCTCCGCCTCCGCCTGGCGCTCCATGGTGCGGTAGGCCTCGTCGAGCATCAGGTCGAGCAGCTCGGCCTTGCCGGGGACGTACGTGTACACGGTCATCGGGGTGACACCGAGACGCTGGGCCAGCGCCCGCATGGTCAGCGCGGCGAGCCCCTCCTCGTCGGCGAGCCCGATGGCGGCCCGTACGACGGCGTCGACGGTGAGCCCCTGGCGCGGTCCGCGCCGGCCGCCCCGCGGCTCTTGGCCGGGCTCGCGCCACAGCAGCTCCAGGGTGCGGACGGGGTCGCCCGCCCCGCTCCGGTCCTTCGCCATGCCGATCCCTTCCCCAGCCCCGTCCATAAACTTTCTACGCCGTACAGAATACTATGTACAATGTAGCGCGAGACACCGGCCCAGCAAGGAGTTCCGTGCAGATCACCAGCACCGCGATATCCCTGACCGTTGACGACGTCACCGCCTCCGCCACCTTCCTGGCCAGGCATTTCGGCTACCAGGAAGCCATGTCCGCCGAGGGCTTCGCCTCCCTCTCCCACCCTTCGGGCCCGCAGGTGATCTTCCTGCGGCGCGGCATCGAGGTCCTGCCCGAGGACTTCCGCGACCAGCGCGCGGCGGGGCTGATCCTGGCCCTGACCGTGGCCGATCTGCCGGGTGAGTACGAGCGCCTGCGCGCCGAGGGCGCCCCGATCACGATGGGGCTCCGCGAGGAGCCCTGGGGCGAGCGCCTGTTCCAGGTCACCGACCCCAACGGGGTCGTCATCCAGCTGGTGGACTGGGTCGGCGGCACCAGCGCCGCCGGCGACACCGACGCCACCGACACCAACGCCGCCGGAGCCGGAGCCGCCGACGCGCACCAGGCCATCCAGGTCCGCGGCGCCCGGGAGAACAACCTCGCCGGCGTCTCCCTCGACATCCCCAAGCGCCGCCTCACCGTCTTCACCGGCGTCTCCGGCTCCGGCAAGTCCTCGCTCGTCTTCGGCACCATCGCCGCCGAATCACAGCGCATGATCAACGAGACGTACACCGCATTCGTCCAGTCGTTCATGCCGAGCCTGGGCCGGCCGGACGTGGACGGGCTGCACAACCTGAGCGCCGCCATCGTGGTCGACCAGGAGCGGATGGGCACCAACTCCCGCTCCACCGTGGGCACCGCCACCGACGCCTACACCATGCTGCGGATCGTCTTCAGCCGCATCGGCGCCCCGCACATCGGCACCTCCAGCGCCTTCAGCTTCAACAACCCGGAGGGGATGTGCCCCCGGTGCGAGGGCGTGGGCCAGGTCTCCGACATCGACGTGGACCGGCTCGTGGACCGCGAACTCTCCCTCAACGAGGGCGCGATCAGCGCCCCGGGCTTCGCCGTGGACTCCTGGTACTGGCAGGTGATGGCCAACTCCGGTTTCTACTCGCCCGACACGAAGCTCAAGGACTTCACCGAGCAGGAGTGGGCGGACTTCCTGCACAAGCCCGCCGTGAAGGTGAAGTCCGGCTCCACCAACATCACGTACGAGGGCCTGATCACCAAGATCCAGCGGACGTACCTCTCCAAGGACCGCGAGTCCATGCAGTCCCACATCCGGGCCTTCGTGGACCGGGCCGTGGTCTTCGCCGACTGCCCCGACTGCGGCGGCACCCGGCTCTCGGCGGCCGCGCTCTCCTCGCGGATCGACGGCATGAACATCGCCGAGTGCTCGGCCATGCAGATCAGCGACCTCGCCGCGTTCGTCCGCCGGATCGACGACCCGGCCGTGGCCCCGATGCTCGCCGGCCTACGGGGCCTGCTGGACTCCCTCGTCGAGATCGGCCTCGGCTACCTCAGCCTGGACCGCCCCTCGGCGACCCTGTCCGGCGGCGAGGCGCAGCGCGTCAAGATGGTCCGCCACCTCGGCTCCTCGCTCACGGACATCACGTACGTCTTCGACGAGCCGACGACCGGTCTGCACCCGCACGACATCCAGCGCATGAACGACCTGCTGCTGCGGCTGCGCGACAAGGGCAACACCGTGCTGGTCGTGGAGCACAAGCCGGAGGTCATCGCGATCGCCGACCACGTGGTGGACCTCGGGCCGGGCGCGGGCACGGCCGGCGGGCAGCTCTGCTACAGCGGGGACGTGGCGGGGCTGCGCGCGTCGGGCACCCTCACCGGGAACCACCTCGAACACCGGGCGCGGCTTCGGGAGTCGGTGCGGACCCCGCGCGGGCTGCTCTCGGTGAAGGACGCCGATCTGCACAACCTCAAGGACGTCAACGTGGACGTGCCCCTCGGGGTGCTGACCGTGGTGACGGGCGTGGCCGGCTCCGGCAAGAGCTCGCTGATCCACGGCTACCTGGCCGGGCGGGACGGGGTGGTGGTGGCCGACCAGTCGCCGATCCGCGGTTCGCGCCGCTCCAACCCGGCCACGTACACCGGGCTGCTGAACCCGATCCGGACCGCCTTCGCCAAGGCCAACGGGGTCAAGGCGGCTCTGTTCAGCGCGAACTCGGAGGGTGCCTGCCCGAAGTGCAACGGCCTCGGGCTGCTCTACACGGACCTGGCGATGATGGCCGGGGTGGCCTCGGTCTGCGAGGAGTGCGAGGGCAAGCGGTTCACGCCCGAGGTGCTCACGTACCTGCTGCGCGGCAAGAACATCAGCGAGGTGCTGGACATGCCGGTCGCCGAGGCGCGGGAGTTCTTCCCGACCGGCCAGGCGGGGGCGATCCTGGGGCGGCTCGCCGATGTGGGCCTGGGCTACCTGCGGCTCGGGCAGCCGCTCAACACCCTCTCGGGCGGTGAGCGGCAACGCCTCAAGCTCGCCATCAACATGGCGGAGAAGTCCTCGACGTACATCCTGGACGAGCCGACGACCGGGCTGCACATGGCCGACGTGGACAAGCTGCTCGCGCTGCTGGACCGGCTCGTGGACGACGGGAACTCGGTGATCGTCATCGAGCACCACCAGGCGGTGATGGCGCACGCCGACTGGTTGATCGACATCGGCCCGGGCGGCGGCCACGACGGCGGCCAGGTGGTGTTCGAGGGCACTCCGGCGGCCCTGGTGGCCGAGGCGGACACCCTGACCGCCCGCCACCTGCGCGCGTACGTCGGCGCGCGGTAGCGCAGGGGCGTCGGGCGTCACGGCCCCGGGGTCAGTTCGCGGCCCTCCCCCAGCG
This genomic window contains:
- a CDS encoding SDR family oxidoreductase encodes the protein MAEPQRTLEGKVALVAGATRGAGRGIAVQLGARGATVYVSGRSTRGRRSEYDRPETIEETAELVTAAGGHGIAVVADHLVPAEVEALVRRIEEEQGRLHVLVNDIWGGEQLFEWESTVWEHDLDNGLRLLRLAVETHAITSHYAVPLLLREPGGLVVEMTDGTTAYNTDHYRVSFFYDIAKSSVLRMAFALGHELGPRGGTAVALTPGWLRSEMMLDNYRVTEANWRDALEKSPHFAISETPSYVGRAVAALAADPDVSRWNGQSLSSGQLSGVYGFTDLDGSRPDAWRYMVEVQDPGRPADTTGYR
- a CDS encoding TetR/AcrR family transcriptional regulator, producing MAKDRSGAGDPVRTLELLWREPGQEPRGGRRGPRQGLTVDAVVRAAIGLADEEGLAALTMRALAQRLGVTPMTVYTYVPGKAELLDLMLDEAYRTMERQAEAEAEPGEPGAGEAWRAKVTRVAEENRALLVRHPWIADLAVTRPPLGPGVIGKYEHELAAFDGIGLTDTEMDAALTHLLGFVHAGALAAADTAAHNARQSDEDWWAVSAPLLERAMDPERYPLAGRVGSSVGAYSPDTVWAFGLRCVLDGLARLVEEAQR
- a CDS encoding ATP-binding cassette domain-containing protein, with product MQITSTAISLTVDDVTASATFLARHFGYQEAMSAEGFASLSHPSGPQVIFLRRGIEVLPEDFRDQRAAGLILALTVADLPGEYERLRAEGAPITMGLREEPWGERLFQVTDPNGVVIQLVDWVGGTSAAGDTDATDTNAAGAGAADAHQAIQVRGARENNLAGVSLDIPKRRLTVFTGVSGSGKSSLVFGTIAAESQRMINETYTAFVQSFMPSLGRPDVDGLHNLSAAIVVDQERMGTNSRSTVGTATDAYTMLRIVFSRIGAPHIGTSSAFSFNNPEGMCPRCEGVGQVSDIDVDRLVDRELSLNEGAISAPGFAVDSWYWQVMANSGFYSPDTKLKDFTEQEWADFLHKPAVKVKSGSTNITYEGLITKIQRTYLSKDRESMQSHIRAFVDRAVVFADCPDCGGTRLSAAALSSRIDGMNIAECSAMQISDLAAFVRRIDDPAVAPMLAGLRGLLDSLVEIGLGYLSLDRPSATLSGGEAQRVKMVRHLGSSLTDITYVFDEPTTGLHPHDIQRMNDLLLRLRDKGNTVLVVEHKPEVIAIADHVVDLGPGAGTAGGQLCYSGDVAGLRASGTLTGNHLEHRARLRESVRTPRGLLSVKDADLHNLKDVNVDVPLGVLTVVTGVAGSGKSSLIHGYLAGRDGVVVADQSPIRGSRRSNPATYTGLLNPIRTAFAKANGVKAALFSANSEGACPKCNGLGLLYTDLAMMAGVASVCEECEGKRFTPEVLTYLLRGKNISEVLDMPVAEAREFFPTGQAGAILGRLADVGLGYLRLGQPLNTLSGGERQRLKLAINMAEKSSTYILDEPTTGLHMADVDKLLALLDRLVDDGNSVIVIEHHQAVMAHADWLIDIGPGGGHDGGQVVFEGTPAALVAEADTLTARHLRAYVGAR